The Cylindrospermopsis curvispora GIHE-G1 genome contains a region encoding:
- the coaD gene encoding pantetheine-phosphate adenylyltransferase codes for MIAIYPGSFDPITLGHLDLIERATRLFSRVIVAVLRNPNKTPLFTVEQRLKQIISATSHLPSVEVDSFDGLTVNYAQMRQAGVLLRGLRAVSDFEIELQMAHTNKTLSTQVETVFLATSNEHSFLSSSVVKEIARFGGSVDHLVPPHIATDIYQCYSQIPLWENPMTTPRE; via the coding sequence ATGATTGCTATTTATCCTGGCAGCTTTGACCCTATTACCTTGGGGCACCTTGATCTTATTGAACGAGCTACTCGCCTATTTAGTCGGGTCATTGTTGCTGTTCTGCGAAATCCTAACAAAACCCCATTGTTTACCGTAGAACAGCGTTTGAAGCAGATTATTTCAGCTACTAGCCATTTACCCAGCGTAGAGGTAGATAGTTTTGACGGATTAACGGTTAACTATGCCCAAATGCGACAAGCGGGGGTTTTATTACGTGGTTTGCGAGCTGTTTCTGATTTTGAGATAGAGTTACAAATGGCCCATACTAATAAAACCCTTTCAACTCAGGTCGAAACTGTTTTTCTCGCCACCTCTAATGAGCATAGCTTTTTAAGTAGTAGTGTGGTGAAAGAAATTGCCAGGTTCGGTGGATCTGTCGACCATCTTGTTCCCCCGCACATTGCTACGGATATATACCAATGCTACAGCCAAATCCCCCTATGGGAAAACCCAATGACAACCCCCAGGGAATAG
- a CDS encoding trifunctional serine/threonine-protein kinase/ATP-binding protein/sensor histidine kinase, with protein sequence MEKSHIQLPGYKILEVIHVSSRTSVYRGEQETTKRSVIIKTANAQYPPLNELIALKNQFAITQKIDHPHIIKSYALEPYGNIYALISEDIGGISVYDYAQSQPLALNMFLKIAIAVVKALEYLYNYKIIHKDIKPKNIIINPKTHQIKLTDFSISCLLPQEIVEIKKFNPLEGTLSYMSPEQTGRMNCGIDYRSDFYSLGVTFYELLTGRLPFISKNPLKLVHSHLAKMPPLPQEINPAIPDLLAEITIKLMSKSPENRYQTARGIRYDLERFQEILLNHGQIKSWQLGSRDIADRFIICDKVYGRDQEISILLDAFTRVSQGSKELMLVLGSSGIGKTAIVHEINQPILEQKGYFTAGKYEQLQNNIPVSALLKALGNLLQQVLTQSPEELVVWKNKILLTLGEQAQIIIDLIPELEKIIGPQPAASKLTSNAAQNRFNVLFAKFIQIFANEEHPLVIFLDDLQWADPTSLKLIQFLIKEPDTKYLLLIGAYRDHEVYSGHPLTVTLEDLQKVEPKIAINEIHLQPLDKNQLNLLISGNLACEEILSLSLTEFVFDQAQGNPFFSNQLIKSMYEDGLLSFDFQLGCWQCDIYRAQALYGNDILQLLATQIHKLPVATQEILKIAACIGNEFDLLTLAIACEKSQLEIESNLQNALTAELIITQDEKQNLYPEKSHNNHIKKYKFFHDRVQQAAYLLIPDNEKESTHWRLGKLIYEYTKNRDKKELEEKIFIIANQLNVAQTIIDTQGEVEKCQLAELNLIAGHKAKVSTAYEAAIKHLKFALKLLPVNSWQTHYHLTLNLYLEAVEVEFLNINFDQAEIYIKLVQEKAVTLLDQVPVYEIQIQIYMAKVQIKLAIETGIHIINMLGIQLVGESPKILNDQNQNYVDKLINLPVMTAPDKMAAMRILGNITTATYCFDLELFDRIVFTMIHLSLEYGNCSTSASGYAHYGLLLCRVAGNIDNGYRYGQLALNLANRFNAQEVKCVVLLTCNSNINFWKNHLQQTIASLSECINYGMETGDLEHVGYASAIYNQNKFLIGENLTCVLQELETHINLMYRFKQQGAVLVHLIWKQLVLELLNYDPSQSGCFHNSFDDTELLSILIQSKASTLIFTFYLAKTIFFYLFHNYQKSLEAVLQMTEHLNYVFTQIVCSQYNFYYSLVLLGECSQKSNANQENLEKYLQTVKVNQESMAIWARQCPENYQHKYDLIAAEMARVLSNHWQAGELYDQAIMGARKNRYIQEEALANELAARFYLNCGRNKIAQTYLIDAYYCYVNWGAKSKVIDLEISYPELLAPVIKPSTIIAEETNFMTKIMDSNKNVSAILDLETVTKASLAISSEIKIDKLLGTLLNVIVENTGAKKAALILKQESNLFTVVRENQNTGWELIPIKDSQDIPINIINYVNNTQNDILIDSNSIDKKFAIDPYIIKYQPKSILCNPILKHGQLMGIIYLENRLTTGAFTPERLKVLKLLSSQAAISLENAELYEKLEEKVAIRTKELNDNNLHLEKTLQELKSTQMQLIHTEKMSSLGQMVASIAHEINNPVNFIYANVDHAIDYIQYLLDLLNIYQQEYPTPHQIIVEKIKSIDFDFLVSDLPKVLNSMSVGAERIRDLVVSLRNFSRVDESEIKPLDIHQSIDSTLILLQPQFKEKLGPAKNIIVKNYSDLPLIICYASQLNQVFMNMISNAIDAIYEHRLTLSAAAKESFNGQIIISTSVINRDWVRVCIKDNGKGMSTEMKNRIFEPFFTTKPVGEGTGLGLSISYQIIVNQHRGKIHCLSQPGMGTEFVMEIPTDCSQYD encoded by the coding sequence ATGGAAAAAAGTCATATCCAACTTCCAGGCTATAAAATACTTGAGGTAATTCACGTTAGCAGTAGAACCAGTGTATATCGAGGTGAACAAGAAACAACTAAAAGATCGGTAATTATAAAAACTGCTAACGCCCAATATCCACCATTAAATGAATTGATAGCCTTAAAAAATCAATTTGCTATTACTCAAAAAATTGACCATCCCCATATTATTAAATCCTATGCTTTAGAACCTTATGGTAATATTTACGCCCTCATCAGTGAGGATATAGGTGGTATATCCGTTTACGACTATGCCCAATCTCAGCCCCTGGCACTAAACATGTTTTTAAAAATTGCCATTGCCGTGGTGAAAGCACTGGAGTATTTGTATAATTACAAAATTATCCATAAAGACATTAAACCAAAAAACATTATTATTAATCCAAAAACTCATCAAATTAAGTTGACAGATTTCAGTATTTCCTGTCTCCTACCTCAAGAAATAGTGGAAATCAAAAAGTTCAATCCATTGGAAGGAACTCTTTCCTACATGTCACCAGAACAAACAGGGAGAATGAATTGCGGTATAGATTATCGCAGCGATTTTTATTCTCTGGGGGTGACCTTTTATGAACTACTCACAGGAAGATTACCTTTTATCAGCAAAAATCCTCTCAAGTTAGTACATTCTCACCTGGCGAAAATGCCACCGCTTCCCCAAGAGATTAACCCAGCAATTCCCGATTTGTTAGCGGAAATAACTATCAAATTAATGTCAAAAAGCCCAGAAAATAGATATCAAACAGCTAGGGGAATTAGATACGATCTAGAAAGATTCCAAGAAATATTATTAAATCATGGTCAGATTAAGTCTTGGCAATTAGGAAGTAGAGACATAGCAGATAGATTTATAATTTGTGACAAAGTTTATGGTAGAGATCAAGAGATTTCCATCTTATTAGATGCGTTTACAAGAGTTAGTCAAGGCAGTAAAGAATTAATGCTAGTTCTAGGTTCTTCAGGTATTGGTAAAACTGCTATTGTCCATGAAATTAACCAACCGATTCTGGAGCAAAAAGGTTATTTTACAGCTGGTAAATATGAGCAACTACAAAATAATATTCCCGTTTCAGCCTTATTAAAAGCCTTGGGGAATTTATTACAACAAGTTCTAACTCAAAGTCCAGAAGAATTAGTAGTATGGAAAAACAAGATTTTATTAACCCTGGGAGAACAAGCACAAATTATTATAGATCTAATTCCTGAGTTAGAAAAGATTATTGGTCCACAACCAGCAGCGTCCAAGTTAACCAGTAATGCTGCTCAGAATAGGTTCAATGTATTATTTGCTAAATTTATCCAAATATTTGCTAATGAAGAACATCCCTTAGTGATTTTTTTAGATGATTTGCAGTGGGCAGATCCCACTTCTTTAAAATTAATCCAATTCTTAATTAAAGAACCAGATACCAAATATTTATTACTGATCGGTGCTTATCGCGACCATGAGGTTTATAGTGGACATCCTCTCACAGTCACCCTAGAGGATTTGCAAAAAGTTGAACCCAAAATTGCCATTAATGAAATTCATTTACAACCTCTAGATAAAAACCAGTTAAATCTACTAATTTCAGGCAATTTAGCCTGTGAAGAAATCCTGTCTTTATCTTTAACTGAATTTGTATTCGATCAAGCACAGGGCAACCCATTTTTCAGCAATCAGTTAATTAAATCTATGTATGAAGATGGGTTACTAAGTTTTGACTTTCAGTTGGGTTGTTGGCAATGTGACATTTATAGGGCTCAAGCTTTATATGGTAATGATATTCTCCAGTTATTGGCAACGCAAATCCACAAATTACCTGTTGCTACACAAGAAATACTAAAGATTGCTGCTTGCATTGGTAATGAGTTTGATTTATTAACCCTAGCCATTGCTTGTGAGAAGTCCCAGCTAGAAATAGAATCAAACTTGCAGAATGCTTTGACAGCAGAATTGATTATTACTCAAGACGAAAAACAGAATTTATATCCGGAAAAATCCCACAATAATCACATCAAAAAATACAAATTCTTCCATGACCGAGTACAGCAAGCAGCCTATTTATTAATTCCAGATAACGAGAAGGAATCAACCCATTGGCGCCTTGGTAAATTAATTTATGAATACACTAAAAATAGAGATAAAAAGGAACTAGAAGAAAAAATCTTTATTATAGCTAATCAATTGAATGTCGCCCAAACAATAATTGACACACAAGGGGAAGTAGAAAAATGTCAATTGGCTGAACTTAACTTAATAGCAGGTCATAAAGCCAAAGTGTCAACAGCTTATGAAGCGGCTATAAAACACTTAAAATTTGCCTTGAAACTTTTACCAGTAAATAGTTGGCAAACTCATTATCATCTAACTTTAAACTTGTATTTAGAAGCGGTAGAAGTAGAATTTCTGAACATCAATTTTGACCAGGCAGAAATCTATATTAAATTGGTCCAAGAAAAGGCAGTTACCCTCCTTGATCAAGTACCTGTATATGAGATCCAAATTCAAATATATATGGCAAAAGTCCAAATAAAATTGGCAATCGAAACAGGTATACATATTATCAATATGTTGGGAATTCAATTGGTAGGAGAATCACCTAAAATTCTCAATGACCAGAATCAAAACTATGTGGATAAACTGATTAATTTACCTGTCATGACTGCACCCGATAAAATGGCGGCCATGCGAATACTGGGAAATATTACCACCGCTACTTATTGTTTTGACCTAGAATTATTTGACAGAATAGTTTTTACGATGATCCATCTGTCATTAGAATATGGTAATTGTTCAACTTCTGCTTCTGGATATGCCCATTATGGTCTGTTATTATGTAGAGTTGCTGGCAATATTGACAATGGATACCGTTATGGTCAATTGGCATTGAATTTAGCCAACAGGTTTAATGCTCAGGAAGTTAAATGTGTGGTTCTCTTAACTTGTAACTCAAACATTAATTTCTGGAAAAATCACTTACAACAAACCATAGCTAGTTTATCAGAATGCATAAATTATGGCATGGAAACTGGCGATTTAGAACATGTAGGTTATGCATCTGCTATCTATAATCAAAATAAATTTTTAATTGGCGAAAATTTGACCTGTGTTTTACAGGAATTGGAAACCCATATAAATCTAATGTATAGATTTAAACAACAGGGCGCAGTTCTAGTACATTTAATTTGGAAGCAGTTAGTTTTAGAGTTGTTAAATTATGATCCCAGTCAGTCTGGTTGTTTTCATAATTCATTTGATGACACTGAATTGTTGTCAATCTTAATCCAATCCAAAGCTTCTACTCTAATATTCACATTCTACTTGGCTAAAACTATATTTTTCTACCTATTCCATAACTATCAGAAATCTTTAGAAGCTGTTCTTCAAATGACTGAACATTTGAACTACGTCTTCACTCAGATTGTTTGTAGCCAATATAATTTTTATTATTCTTTGGTTTTATTGGGTGAATGCTCCCAAAAATCAAATGCAAATCAAGAAAATTTAGAAAAATATTTACAAACTGTTAAAGTCAATCAAGAATCTATGGCAATATGGGCCCGTCAATGTCCGGAAAATTATCAGCACAAGTATGATTTAATAGCCGCAGAAATGGCAAGAGTTCTTAGCAATCATTGGCAAGCAGGTGAACTTTATGACCAAGCTATTATGGGTGCCAGGAAAAATAGATACATTCAGGAAGAAGCTCTGGCAAATGAGTTAGCTGCTAGATTCTATCTTAATTGTGGTAGGAACAAAATTGCTCAAACTTACTTAATTGATGCTTACTATTGTTATGTGAATTGGGGGGCTAAGTCAAAAGTAATAGATCTGGAAATATCTTATCCTGAATTACTTGCTCCTGTCATCAAACCCAGCACAATAATTGCAGAAGAAACCAATTTTATGACTAAAATTATGGATAGCAACAAAAACGTATCAGCTATTCTAGATTTGGAAACAGTTACAAAAGCATCTTTAGCCATTTCATCAGAAATAAAAATAGATAAACTGCTGGGTACTCTATTGAATGTAATTGTTGAAAATACGGGAGCGAAAAAAGCTGCTTTAATTCTTAAACAAGAATCCAACTTGTTTACTGTAGTACGAGAAAATCAAAATACCGGTTGGGAACTCATACCAATTAAGGATAGTCAAGATATCCCAATTAATATAATCAATTATGTCAACAACACTCAAAATGACATACTTATTGATAGTAATAGTATAGATAAAAAATTTGCTATAGATCCTTATATTATCAAATATCAGCCCAAGTCTATACTGTGTAATCCTATCTTAAAGCATGGACAACTTATGGGTATAATTTATTTGGAAAATCGCTTGACTACAGGTGCATTTACTCCTGAGAGACTGAAAGTCTTAAAACTATTATCTTCCCAAGCAGCTATTTCTTTAGAGAACGCTGAACTGTATGAAAAATTGGAAGAAAAAGTCGCTATTAGAACTAAGGAATTAAATGATAATAATCTCCATCTGGAAAAAACTTTACAGGAGTTAAAATCTACCCAAATGCAGTTGATTCACACGGAAAAAATGTCCAGTTTAGGACAAATGGTAGCTAGTATAGCTCATGAAATCAACAATCCTGTCAATTTTATATATGCTAATGTTGATCACGCCATTGACTACATTCAATACCTACTAGATTTACTCAATATCTATCAACAAGAATATCCCACTCCCCACCAGATAATTGTAGAAAAAATTAAGTCTATAGATTTTGATTTTTTAGTATCTGATTTACCAAAGGTATTAAATTCTATGTCTGTAGGTGCGGAAAGAATTCGAGATTTAGTTGTGAGCTTACGTAATTTTTCTCGTGTCGATGAATCAGAAATCAAACCTTTGGATATTCACCAGAGTATTGACAGTACCTTAATCCTGTTACAACCTCAATTTAAGGAAAAGTTAGGACCTGCCAAAAATATTATTGTCAAAAATTATAGTGATCTGCCATTAATCATTTGTTATGCTTCCCAGCTAAATCAAGTGTTTATGAATATGATTAGTAATGCAATTGATGCCATATATGAACATCGACTAACTTTATCAGCAGCAGCAAAAGAGAGTTTTAATGGTCAAATAATTATCTCCACGTCAGTGATTAATCGTGATTGGGTGAGGGTTTGTATTAAAGACAATGGTAAGGGGATGAGTACCGAAATGAAAAACCGAATTTTTGAGCCTTTTTTCACGACCAAACCCGTAGGTGAAGGTACTGGTTTAGGATTATCTATTAGTTATCAAATTATAGTCAATCAACATCGGGGAAAAATTCATTGTCTATCCCAACCGGGAATGGGAACAGAATTTGTCATGGAAATCCCCACGGATTGTTCTCAATATGATTAG
- a CDS encoding asparaginase translates to MTMGKRTQAKELEVRLLREGIIESRHVVQAAVSDDRGRVLSVAGNAETATFARSALKPFQALAVTSTGTIERYGLSDRDLAIITSSHQGSIEQVRQVFNIIWRVDLETTTLQCPIPSGKRSPLEYNCSGKHAGMLAVCQQRHWPLNNYLDKKHPVQQLILGKVAELLRMPAAEFIGVRDDCGAPTYLMQLGQMAFLYALLGSSNNLDMERIVRAMNHHPAMVAGEGEFDTEIMRLAPGELISKSGAEGVQCISRLGEGMGLSIKVTDGSKRAKYAAAIHLLQQMGWISPSVAQSLGDKFMNLSKYKRLEVIGELSLL, encoded by the coding sequence ATGACAATGGGAAAAAGAACACAGGCCAAAGAACTGGAAGTTAGACTGCTGCGAGAAGGTATTATCGAATCTCGACACGTAGTCCAAGCTGCAGTTAGTGATGACAGAGGAAGGGTTTTATCTGTAGCTGGTAACGCTGAAACAGCCACATTTGCCCGTTCCGCATTGAAACCATTTCAAGCTCTAGCCGTCACCAGCACGGGCACCATAGAACGCTATGGTTTGAGCGATCGCGACCTAGCAATTATCACTAGTTCTCATCAAGGTAGCATTGAACAAGTTAGACAAGTATTTAATATTATCTGGCGGGTTGATCTAGAAACAACCACGTTACAATGCCCCATTCCTTCCGGTAAGCGCAGTCCATTGGAATACAATTGTTCTGGTAAACATGCAGGTATGTTGGCTGTTTGTCAGCAAAGGCACTGGCCTTTAAACAATTATTTAGATAAAAAACATCCTGTCCAACAGTTGATTCTGGGCAAAGTAGCAGAACTACTAAGAATGCCAGCAGCAGAATTTATAGGTGTTCGTGATGACTGTGGTGCACCCACATATCTCATGCAACTGGGTCAAATGGCTTTCTTATATGCTCTTTTGGGATCTAGCAATAACCTGGACATGGAGAGGATTGTGCGAGCAATGAATCACCATCCAGCGATGGTAGCTGGGGAAGGAGAATTTGATACGGAAATAATGCGATTAGCTCCCGGAGAACTAATTAGTAAGTCTGGAGCTGAGGGAGTGCAGTGTATTAGCAGACTAGGGGAAGGAATGGGGTTATCCATTAAAGTGACTGATGGGAGCAAACGAGCTAAATACGCAGCAGCTATTCATCTACTACAACAAATGGGATGGATTAGTCCCAGCGTGGCCCAAAGTTTAGGAGATAAATTCATGAACCTGAGCAAATACAAGCGTTTGGAGGTAATTGGAGAATTATCACTTTTATAG
- the lgt gene encoding prolipoprotein diacylglyceryl transferase, with protein MVVDFPALLLGFEFTSPGPVVPGLEFGPFVIRWYGLLIASAVLIGVSLAQHLAKRRHLHPDIISDLSVWLVVGAIPAARLYYVLFQWSEYSRSPGRILAIWQGGIAIHGAILGGIIAALIFARLKRISFWQLADLVAPSLILGQAIGRWGNFFNSEAFGDPTDLPWKLYIPPEHRPPALVNFEYFHPTFLYESLWNLTVFALLLTLFFRSLSGKPELKTGTLFLVYWIAYSMGRFAIEGLRTDSLMLGSLRIAQLVSLTGIVVGLAGLVWLYVYKRSLPDVVSPSYNHQ; from the coding sequence ATGGTAGTAGATTTCCCCGCCTTACTGTTGGGGTTCGAGTTCACCTCCCCGGGTCCCGTAGTACCTGGATTAGAATTTGGACCATTTGTTATTCGTTGGTATGGATTGCTAATTGCATCAGCCGTATTAATTGGCGTTAGTCTTGCCCAGCATCTGGCCAAACGTCGTCATTTACATCCCGATATAATCAGTGATTTATCCGTTTGGCTGGTAGTGGGAGCTATTCCAGCTGCGAGATTATATTATGTCCTGTTCCAATGGTCAGAATATTCCCGTTCCCCCGGGAGAATCCTAGCCATTTGGCAGGGTGGTATAGCCATTCATGGAGCCATTCTTGGCGGTATTATAGCCGCTTTAATCTTTGCCAGACTCAAAAGAATATCTTTTTGGCAATTGGCAGATTTAGTCGCGCCTTCTCTGATTTTAGGTCAAGCCATTGGACGTTGGGGGAATTTCTTTAATTCTGAAGCTTTTGGTGATCCTACAGATTTACCTTGGAAACTATACATTCCACCAGAGCATCGTCCTCCCGCTTTGGTAAACTTTGAATATTTCCACCCCACTTTTTTATATGAATCCCTGTGGAATTTGACGGTATTTGCTCTATTACTAACTTTATTTTTTCGGAGTTTATCTGGCAAACCGGAATTAAAGACCGGAACCTTATTTTTGGTTTACTGGATAGCCTATAGTATGGGAAGATTTGCTATTGAAGGTTTACGTACGGATAGTCTTATGTTAGGTTCTCTGAGAATTGCCCAATTGGTTAGCTTAACGGGAATAGTAGTGGGTTTAGCCGGTTTAGTCTGGCTTTATGTATACAAACGCTCCCTACCGGATGTAGTATCTCCTAGTTATAACCACCAATAA
- a CDS encoding bifunctional riboflavin kinase/FAD synthetase — protein MLNLTQNRSSIWVAASKDQILTPTAVALGKFDGVHLGHQRVIEPVRNFHTQDNIKSQSQHIHSTVVTFDPHPEEFFSGQPRSLLTPLVEKIECLQGLGIDQLVLLPFDRELSALSPRDFVEKILVQQLQCQKISVGEDFCFGQKRLGTARDLQVLAGLYNIPVNIVPIKMDMINLPANDGTIDGQENRISTSLIRESLSLGDIPKANRLLGRPYTLSGIVVTGKKLGRTIGFPTANLQLPQDKFLPRQGVYAVRALIDTSPQVILGVMNIGNRPTVNGYSLSVEVHLFDWEGDLYGRKLVVELVKFVRPEQKFPNLEALKQQIRLDCVTAKHVLAAG, from the coding sequence GTGCTAAATTTGACTCAAAACAGGTCTTCTATCTGGGTTGCTGCTTCCAAAGACCAGATACTAACGCCAACTGCTGTTGCTCTTGGTAAGTTTGATGGTGTTCATCTTGGTCATCAACGAGTTATTGAACCGGTTCGAAATTTCCACACGCAGGACAATATAAAGTCCCAATCCCAACACATCCACTCAACTGTTGTTACCTTTGATCCCCATCCTGAGGAATTTTTTAGCGGCCAACCCCGCTCCCTGTTAACACCACTGGTGGAAAAGATAGAATGTCTACAAGGACTAGGTATAGATCAACTGGTATTGTTACCCTTTGATAGGGAATTATCCGCTCTTTCACCCCGGGATTTTGTAGAAAAAATCCTGGTGCAACAACTCCAATGTCAGAAAATTAGTGTGGGTGAAGACTTTTGTTTTGGTCAAAAGCGTCTTGGCACTGCTAGGGATTTGCAAGTCTTAGCTGGTTTATACAATATACCTGTTAATATAGTTCCTATTAAAATGGATATGATTAATTTACCCGCAAATGATGGAACAATAGATGGTCAGGAGAATCGTATTAGTACTTCCCTAATCCGAGAATCTTTATCTCTAGGTGATATTCCCAAGGCTAACCGTCTTTTGGGAAGACCTTATACTCTATCTGGTATAGTAGTCACCGGAAAAAAACTGGGTAGAACTATCGGTTTTCCCACAGCTAATCTTCAACTACCACAGGATAAATTTTTACCTCGTCAAGGAGTATATGCTGTTAGGGCTTTAATAGACACTAGTCCCCAGGTCATCCTTGGGGTGATGAATATTGGCAATCGCCCTACAGTTAATGGTTATTCTTTATCTGTAGAAGTACACTTGTTTGATTGGGAGGGCGACTTATATGGTAGAAAACTGGTGGTGGAGCTAGTAAAATTTGTACGTCCTGAACAAAAGTTTCCAAATCTAGAAGCTCTTAAGCAGCAGATTAGACTAGACTGTGTTACTGCTAAGCATGTTTTGGCTGCCGGTTAG
- the cobM gene encoding precorrin-4 C(11)-methyltransferase codes for MAEILRNFTGKLADLSYFGCNMINYLKPAVYIVGAGPGDPDLLTVKAQRLLAGADLVLFADSLVPQQILDICRPDAQVIGTATKTLDEIIGTIIEAVQSNKSVVRLHSGDVSLYSAIHEQIELLNASNIPFEIIPGVSAFQAAAAKLKVELTVPDLVQSIILTRVSGRTKVPNQEQLASLAAHQASLCLYLSARHVASAQNQLLQHYPPQTPVAICFRVGWPDEKIFIVPLEKMAESTHEQKLLRTTLYIISPALSPVSGRSHLYDAKYNHLFRVSTQ; via the coding sequence ATGGCAGAAATATTGAGAAATTTCACGGGAAAATTGGCAGACCTTTCCTATTTTGGGTGCAACATGATTAACTACTTAAAACCAGCAGTGTATATTGTGGGTGCAGGACCTGGAGACCCAGATTTATTGACAGTTAAAGCACAAAGGCTATTAGCTGGTGCTGATTTGGTACTTTTCGCTGACTCTTTGGTTCCCCAACAGATCTTGGATATTTGTCGTCCAGACGCACAAGTTATCGGTACCGCCACCAAAACTTTAGATGAGATTATAGGCACAATTATAGAAGCAGTTCAATCTAATAAATCTGTTGTACGTCTTCACTCAGGAGACGTTAGTTTATATAGTGCTATTCACGAACAAATAGAATTACTAAACGCATCAAATATACCTTTTGAAATAATCCCAGGAGTTAGTGCATTTCAAGCTGCTGCGGCAAAACTAAAAGTAGAGTTGACAGTTCCTGATTTGGTGCAAAGTATTATTCTCACTCGGGTGAGTGGAAGAACAAAAGTGCCAAATCAGGAACAATTGGCCAGTTTAGCAGCACATCAAGCCAGTCTGTGTTTATATTTGAGTGCCCGTCATGTAGCTAGCGCCCAAAACCAACTTTTACAACATTATCCTCCACAAACTCCTGTGGCCATTTGTTTTCGCGTGGGATGGCCCGATGAAAAGATCTTTATTGTTCCCCTAGAGAAAATGGCAGAGTCTACCCATGAACAAAAACTGCTGCGTACCACCTTGTATATAATTAGCCCCGCCCTGTCTCCCGTAAGTGGGCGATCGCATCTATATGATGCCAAATACAATCATTTATTTCGTGTTTCCACACAATAG
- a CDS encoding DivIVA domain-containing protein translates to MGKPNDNPQGIVDILQELNRLEDIILSGMQIPFISRTLIDEDKFLEQLDFIRVSLPSVFQEAAEILREKEEIILSAEEYAQQVIEAAQIKRSQILADNDIIRQVERETIQLRREAQQECDAIMRDTLAEIERKRRDCDQEMEETRQNAIAHAREIENGADEYADRVLENIEEDLQEMLQIVTNGRLQLRGETRKNSGSYDIPKG, encoded by the coding sequence ATGGGAAAACCCAATGACAACCCCCAGGGAATAGTAGATATTCTCCAGGAGCTTAACCGTCTGGAAGATATTATCCTCTCTGGGATGCAAATACCCTTTATCAGTCGTACCCTCATTGATGAGGATAAGTTCCTAGAGCAGTTAGATTTTATTCGGGTTTCTTTACCCTCCGTATTTCAGGAAGCAGCAGAAATTCTCCGAGAAAAGGAGGAGATTATATTGTCAGCGGAAGAATATGCACAACAGGTTATAGAAGCAGCACAAATCAAAAGGTCTCAAATCTTGGCTGATAATGATATTATTCGCCAAGTAGAACGGGAAACTATTCAACTCCGTCGTGAAGCACAACAGGAGTGTGATGCCATAATGCGAGATACCTTGGCAGAAATCGAACGTAAACGACGGGATTGTGACCAGGAAATGGAAGAGACACGCCAAAATGCGATCGCCCATGCTAGGGAAATCGAAAATGGCGCGGATGAATATGCAGATCGGGTGTTGGAAAATATCGAGGAGGATCTGCAAGAAATGTTGCAAATTGTCACTAATGGACGACTACAACTACGAGGGGAAACCCGAAAAAACAGTGGGTCTTATGATATTCCAAAGGGATAA